One Trichoderma asperellum chromosome 5, complete sequence genomic region harbors:
- a CDS encoding uncharacterized protein (TransMembrane:8 (i228-249o255-273i510-532o558-578i1326-1345o1357-1376i1388-1413o1433-1453i)): MDRRHQPLSQPGDQHSHAQDTEGTAEETNHAGQDGTEPSPPLLAEGTLSPTAGPRRSQTDPTATLSPIPQTSNRPLTGSSSRPRFYEHVDSGQSPSEGKMAQDTLLREGLLDARPKPAANKTKSPFSLAAKKYGYSRIAKGTKASRKPGSGWKAQAEAFVQNLYRRVVLETILRRKPLPPSKDGRHIPLNPSGVDPGGLIDERSNQPYISNFIRSSRYTVYDFVPKQLVFQFSKLGNFYLLVMGILQVIPGLSTVGRWTTIAPLAGFVAFSMAKEGYDDYRRYQLDKAENRSMTWVLAHGVREGKERPRMSVWKNVMKRKRKGNKKRLGADEDDVILQDIEEGTLARLDETNDWMYVQWQHVQVGDIVRLRRDEPVPADMVVLHATGPNGVAYIETMALDGETNLKAKQACPLLADRCDTVDGLRSAHATVVSEDPNLDLYNYVGRVTIDSGETVPLSLSNVVYRGSILRNTTMAIGLVINSGEECKIRMNANKHVHAKKPAMQSTINKMVLVQISIVISLAVGLTIGYYRWHSDTEEESFYLVNVPLYDASVPFKQIFFGFLIMFNTLIPLSLYISLEIIKIGQLFLLQDADMYDPVTDTPMIANTTTILENLGQVSYVFSDKTGTLTENLMRFRKLSVAGVVCLHDMDTQDDGTAKMKSQAKGKQPVWTTSMMMSQGEGDEMGQTNFSGQVTDLHNATPDMKTEELLDYIRRRPNTPFSLKAKFFLLCIALCHTCLPETNEGGDIDYQAASPDELALIEAARDLGYVLIDRPAQSIKLQIQGIDGALQTETYQVLDVIEFSSKRKRMSIIVRMPDNRICVFSKGADNVIMSRLRLNQVAAQKVKDVNRRASVRKTFEQDKAIRRMSTQIIRKSSIRNSFGLARSKSSAGLEGLRRSMSRRSADINRLSQAEGVASWLHRRNTEEMVSPRPSIDILRSPRQSLGRMPSFDYRDYSGEDDNRIDELVAADEAMIFERCFQHVDDFAADGLRTLLYAYRYIDEETYTQWKNQYKEAETSLVDRQERIEIAGEKIEEEFELAGATAIEDKLQEGVPETIDKLMRANIKVWMLTGDKRETAINIGHSARVCKPFSEIYILDASKGKIQDAITTTLTEVGRGMVPHSVVVVDGQTLAVIDADDDLAALFYDLIVRVDSVICCRASPSQKANLVKSIRRFVPESMTLAIGDGANDIGMIQASHVGIGISGREGLQAARIADYSIAQFRFLQKLLFVHGRWNYIRTGKYVLATFWKETFFYLIQAQFQRFNGYTGTSLYESWSLTLFNGAFTSLPVILLGIFDRDLQASTLLSVPELYTFGQQRQGFNLMQYLGWMILAVAESFVTFYFMLEAFESILFTEDNGLYAMGSICFSAGVIFINVKLLLLEFHSKTLIPLIGLAVEVTGWFVWNLFLSAIYPRTVGPISVRDAFLHTFGDRLSWWTTLVLTLATLIIIELAVQAIRRVYWPTDQDLMQRIEKDANSKQILRQYAADGAGDLERGKAQAQGIELEEIRLQPGLQREEGVTLLTERERSVERSQSPQPISAVSRRSFQDLAPRRSVRMSHDDYRPPNFTPLAEEREIPYEDVEETREGA; this comes from the exons ATGGATCGTCGGCACCAGCCGCTGTCTCAGCCAGGCGACCAGCACAGCCACGCACAAGACACCGAGGGCACCGCAGAAGAAACGAACCATGCAGGTCAGGATGGCACTGAGCCTAGCCCACCGCTGCTGGCCGAGGGCACTTTATCGCCAACAGCTGGCCCAAGGCGCTCTCAGACGGATCCTACAGCAACATTGTCGCCAATCCCGCAGACTTCAAACAGGCCATTGACCGGATCTTCATCGAGACCACGGTTCTACGAGCATGTTGATTCGGGTCAAAGCCCATCCGAAGGGAAAATGGCCCAAGACACATTGCTGAGAGAAGGGCTGTTGGACGCCAGACCAAAGCCCGCCGCCAATAAGACGAAATCGCCCTTTTCTCTCGCTGCTAAGAAGTATGGGTATAGTAGGATAGCGAAGGGGACGAAGGCAAGTCGGAAGCCCGGATCTGGGTGGAAAGCTCAGGCTGAAGCATTCGTTCAAAATCTCTACCGGAGAGTTGTTTTGGAAACAATTCTTCGTCGCAAACCATTGCCGCCCTCCAAAGACGGGCGTCATATTCCTCTTAACCCATCGGGCGTCGATCCCGGTGGCCTCATAGATGAACGCAGTAACCAACCTTACATTAGCAACTTTATTCGTTCCAGCCGCTACACAGTCTACGATTTTGTCCCGAAGCAGCTTGTCTTTCAGTTCAGCAAGCTTGGAAACTTTTACCTCCTTGTTATGGGCATTCTTCAGGTAATTCCTGGCCTGAGCACTGTTGGAAGATGGACAACAATTGCCCCACTGGCCGGCTTCGTAGCCTTTAGCATGGCCAAAGAAGGCTATGATGACTACCGGCGATATCAACTCGATAAGGCGGAGAATCGCAGCATGACCTGGGTTTTGGCCCATGGCgtaagagaagggaaagagaggCCACGAATGTCGGTATGGAAAAATgtaatgaagagaaaaagaaaaggcaataaGAAACGACTCGGAGCAGATGAGGACGATGTTATTCTGCAAGACATTGAAGAAGGGACCCTTGCCAGATTGGACGAGACGAACGACTGGATGTATGTGCAGTGGCAACATGTCCAAGTAGGAGACATTGTACGCCTCCGTCGCGACGAACCAGTACCCGCCGATATGGTCGTGCTTCATGCTACAGGGCCGAACGGCGTCGCATATATCGAGACAATGGCGCTGGATGGCGAGACTAACCTTAAAGCTAAACAGGCCTGTCCTCTGCTTGCAGATAGATGTGACACAGTAGACGGGCTCCGGTCGGCTCATGCTACAGTGGTATCCGAGGATCCCAACCTCGACTTATACAATTATGTTGGAAGGGTTACCATCGACAGCGGCGAAACCGTACCACTATCGTTGAGCAATGTCGTCTATCGAGGCTCCATACTGCGAAATACTACAATGGCTATCGGACTTGTGATCAACTCGGGCGAGGAATGCAAAATCCGCATGAACGCGAACAAGCACGTGCATGCCAAAAAGCCGGCAATGCAGTCTACAATTAACAAAATGGTCCTTGTTCAGATTTCCATTGTTATCTCTCTCGCCGTTGGATTGACTATTGGATATTATAGATGGCACAGCGacacagaagaagaatcttTCTACCTCGTCAATGTTCCCTTATACGACGCAAGCGTACCGTTTAAGCAGATTTTCTTTGGGTTCTTGATAATGTTTAACACATTGATTCCGCTATCGTTGTACATTAGCTTGGAAATTATCAAGATCGGAcagctcttcttgctgcagGACGCGGATATGTATGATCCGGTCACGGATACTCCCATGATAGCCAATACCACGACCATTTTGGAGAATCTTGGTCAGGTGAGCTATGTGTTTTCGGACAAAACGGGGACTTTAACAGAGAACTTGATGCGGTTTCGGAAATTGAGCGTTGCTGGTGTTGTTTGCCTTCACGATATGGATACACAGGATGATGGGACGGCCAAGATGAAGTCTCAAGCAAAGGGAAAGCAGCCTGTTTGGACGACAtccatgatgatgagccAAGGGGAGGGTGACGAGATGGGGCAGACGAACTTCTCTGGACAGGTAACGGATCTGCATAACGCAACTCCTGACATGAAAACCGAAGAGCTACTTGACTACATCCGTCGGCGGCCCAAcacccccttttctcttaaggccaaattttttttgctttgtaTAGCCCTATGCCATACTTGTTTACCGGAGACCAACGAAGGCGGAGATATCGACTACCAGGCCGCATCCCCTGACGAGCTGGCCCTTATCGAGGCGGCACGGGATCTGGGGTACGTGCTCATCGATCGACCAGCTCAATCCATCAAGCTGCAGATTCAAGGTATAGATGGGGCGCTACAGACGGAAACGTATCAAGTATTGGACGTGATTGAgttcagcagcaaaagaaagcGAATGTCTATTATTGTTAGAATGCCTGACAACCGAATTTGTGTCTTTTCCAAAGGTGCGGATAACGTTATAATGTCTCGTCTCAGGCTTAATCAAGTGGCTGCACAAAAGGTCAAGGATGTCAATCGCCGAGCAAGCGTGAGGAAAACGTTTGAACAGGACAAAGCAATTAGACGCATGAGCACTCAAATCATTAGGAAGTCTTCTATTCGCAATAGCTTTGGTTTAGCCCGAAGTAAATCAAGCGCTGGACTCGAAGGTCTAAGAAGAAGCATGAGCAGGCGGTCTGCAGATATTAATCGGCTCTCACAGGCCGAAGGCGTCGCCTCGTGGCTGCATAGGCGGAATACAGAAGAAATGGTGTCCCCTCGGCCTTCGATTGATATCCTACGGAGCCCGAGACAGAGTTTGGGGCGCATGCCATCGTTCGACTATAGGGATTATTCTGGCGAGGATGATAACAGAATAGACGAATTAGTGGCCGCTGATGAAGCGATGATATTTGAAAGGTGCTTCCAACACGTGGACGACTTTGCCGCGGACGGGTTACGGACGCTATTATATGCCTATCGATATATTGATGAAGAGACCTATACACAGTGGAAAAATCAGTACAAAGAGGCAGAAACGAGCTTAGTTGATCGCCAGGAACGCATTGAAATAGCAGGCGAGAAAATCGAAGAGGAGTTTGAGCTTGCTGGAGCTACAGCCATTGAAGATAAGCTCCAGGAAGGGGTCCCGGAAACCATTGACAAGCTGATGCGTGCGAACATTAAAGTCTGGATGCTCACAGGCGATAAGAGAGAAACTGCCATAAATATTGGGCACTCAGCGCGAGTTTGCAAACCGTTTTCGGAGATTTACATCTTGGATGCTTCCAAGGGGAAAATACAAGATGCCATAACGACGACACTTACTGAAGTCGGACGAGGCATGGTACCTCACTCGGTTGTTGTTGTAGATGGACAGACACTGGCCGTAATcgatgccgatgatgatcttgctgctttattCTACGATCTGATTGTACGGGTTGACTCTGTCATTTGCTGCAGGGCGTCGCCTTCTCAGAAAGCTAATCTGGTCAAATCCATACGACGATTTGTGCCTGAGAGTATGACTCTGGCAATCGGCGACGGAGCAAACGATATTGGCATGATTCAGGCTTCACATGTGGGCATAGGAATTTCTGGGCGTGAAGGTCTCCAGGCGGCGAGGATAGCCGATTATTCGATTGCCCAGTTCCGGTTCCTTCAGAAGCTGCTATTTGTGCACGGTCGATGGAACTACATCCGGACGGGCAAGTATGTCTTGGCCACGTTTTGGAAGGAGACCTTCTTCTACCTCATACAGGCACAGTTTCAACGGTTTAACGGCTATACGGGCACTTCTCTCTACGAATCATGGAGCCTTACGCTTTTCAACGGCGCGTTCACGTCTCTGCCTGTGATTTTGCTCGGTATTTTCGACAGAGATCTGCAGGCGTCGACCTTGCTGTCTGTGCCGGAGCTGTATACTTTTGGCCAGCAGAGGCAAGGGTTCAACTTGATGCAGTATCTGGGCTGGATGATCCTGGCTGTTGCAGAGAGCTTTGTGACGTTTTACTTTATGCTGGAGGCGTTTGAGAGCATTCTGTTTACGGAAGACAATGGACTGTATGCGATGGGGTCGATATGTTTCAGCGCTGGCGTGATTTTCATCAATGTGAAGCTGCT GCTTCTCGAGTTCCACAGTAAAACGTTGATTCCACTTATTGGACTCGCTGTAGAAGTCACTGGATGGTTTGTCTGGAATTTATTTCTATCCGCCATATACCCTAGAACAGTTGGTCCTATATCGGTGAGGGATGCGTTTCTACACACTTTCGGGGACCGACTTTCCTGGTGGACTACGCTGGTCCTCACGTTAGCCACCCTCATAATCATAGAGTTGGCTGTGCAGGCTATTCGCCGAGTATACTGGCCCACCGACCAGGATTTGATGCAACGGATAGAGAAGGATGCCAACTCGAAGCAAATATTGAGACAGTACGCCGCCgatggagctggagaccTGGAAAGGGGAAAAGCTCAAGCACAGGGAATTGAATTGGAAGAAATTAGACTACAGCCTGGTCTTCAGCGAGAGGAGGGGGTCACGCTACTGACGGAACGTGAGAGGAGTGTAGAGAGAAGTCAGAGCCCCCAGCCTATCAGCGCAGTttcgagaagaagcttccAGGATTTGGCTCCGAGAAGGTCGGTTAGGATGAGCCACGATGACTATCGGCCGCCGAACTTTACGCCGCTGGCGGAAGAGAGGGAAATTCCATATGAAGACGttgaagaaacaagagaggGTGCGTGA
- the TRF2 gene encoding Transcription elongation factor SPT4 (EggNog:ENOG41), which translates to MATELEQPLALTATVVTPTAPISPTGSMIHHSATSSDGTPGSASRPLPSPTSANGQANAARRPPRKSTLTQQQKNQKRQRATQDQLTTLEMEFNKNPTPTASVRDRIAEEINMTERSVQIWFQNRRAKIKMLAKKSLETGEDIDSIPESMRQYLAMQAMESGKGFAGSYMGRTGLIPFGGGNMLFGGDQSAQGKVLIHHLTCRSLSIGKWTRVGQNTMDLIIFYSPDKCTMTYYINNEQAGYKIEYPFSHIKNIWLENADNDMNKLAGIFIELNQPPYFMMDATSSTTGFDYVSDFTEDQQASQCLLHHLGGNPKVLANQLAKLVSLESFMNRHNPHMRQVHPFADPQAISASAPVSPTLARPSSQPSFGAPPMAMAQQQWGMANMHSAAGMRPQGHKRQRSRSVPGPIDFAMFQNQPMPSFYIQPPGDMGAQHNPNIYAPVPQQPNAAHNLRIDTQAGFGLDMRQYPMSATTASPSEFPPSPGFFTPGPEAGGPLAPSNYSTPYGNAFLSPMVSAEANMPTAISPLPFNGPTEPSIVEHSPPMSMMGRPGSSEMYMGQDGSCAVSDDGVSLNEMYSKHSINMPPMHESMHEQLHEQMHEPSPGSYAQHSQGDIDMDQLVHFDAVDPSSLSPEAMQSMPR; encoded by the exons ATGGCTACCGAGTTAGAGCAGCCGCTGGCTTTGACGGCCACAGTGGTTACGCCAACTGCTCCTATTAGCCCGACTGGATCTATGATTCACCACTCGGCAACATCCTCAGACGGCACCCCTGGATCTGCCTCTAGACCTCTCCCTTCTCCCACCAGCGCCAATGGCCAGGCCAATGCAGCTCGTCGCCCGCCGCGCAAAAGCACCCTCACCCAACAGCAGAAGAACCAGAAGAGACAGAGGGCCACACAAGACCAATTGACGACTCTGGAGATGGAGTTCAACAAAAACCCAACTCCCACGGCTAGCGTCCGCGACAGGATAGCCGAGGAGATTAATATGACTGAGCGATCTGTTCAGATCTGGTTCCAGAACAG ACGAGCTAAGATTAAGATGCTGGCTAAGAAGAGCCTCGAAACCGGTGAAGACATTGACTCTATCCCTGAATCCATGCGGCAATATCTCGCGATGCAGGCAATGGAATCAGGCAAGGGGTTTGCTGGGAGCTACATGGGCCGCACTGGCCTGATTccctttggcggcggcaacaTGCTCTTTGGCGGCGATCAAAGCGCGCAGGGCAAAGTTT TGATCCATCATCTTACTTGCCGCTCTCTGAGCATCGGCAAGTGGACACGAGTTGGACAAAACACCATGgatctcatcatcttctacTCGCCGGACAAGTGCACCATGACTTACTACATCAACAACGAGCAAGCTGGATACAAAATCGAGTATCCCTTCTCTCATATCAAGAACATTTGGCTTGAGAACGCGGACAATGACATGAACAAGCTGGCTGGCATCTTCATTGAGCTTAACCAGCCGCCTTATTTCATGATGGATGCAACTTCATCAACAACGGGGTTTGATTATGTCAGTGATTTTACTGAGGACCAACAGGCGTCTCAGTGCTTGCTTCACCACCTTGGAGGCAACCCCAAGGTCTTGGCCAACCAATTGGCCAAGTTGGTGTCCCTGGAGTCTTTCATGAACCGCCATAACCCTCACATGCGACAGGTTCATCCATTTGCTGATCCCCAAGCAATCTCTGCTTCGGCGCCTGTATCTCCCACATTAGCTCGACCCTCGTCACAGCCGAGCTTCGGCGCACCGCCTATGGCCAtggctcagcagcaatggGGCATGGCTAACATGCACTCTGCCGCTGGTATGAGGCCCCAGGGCCACAAGCGACAGCGCAGCCGCTCTGTTCCAGGACCTATTGACTTCGCCATGTTTCAAAACCAGCCCATGCCGTCTTTCTATATTCAACCTCCTGGGGATATGGGCGCTCAGCACAATCCTAACATTTACGCTCCGGTGCCACAACAGCCCAACGCTGCCCACAACTTGAGGATTGATACACAAGCCGGCTTTGGTTTGGATATGCGGCAATACCCCATGTCGGCAACAACTGCCTCGCCATCTGAGTTCCCTCCAAGCCCAGGCTTCTTCACCCCTGGCCCTGAGGCTGGCGGCCCCCTAGCTCCATCAAACTACAGTACTCCATATGGTAACGCGTTCTTGTCACCAATGGTTAGCGCTGAAGCCAACATGCCCACAGCCATATCTCCGCTGCCCTTCAATGGCCCTACTGAGCCCTCAATTGTCGAGCACTCTCCTCCCATGTCCATGATGGGCCGCCCTGGCTCCTCAGAAATGTACATGGGCCAAGATGGCTCATGTGCTGTGTCGGATGACGGTGTTAGCTTGAATGAGATGTACTCCAAACACTCAATCAACATGCCCCCGATGCACGAGTCAATGCACGAACAATTGCATGAGCAAATGCACGAGCCTTCACCAGGAAGCTATGCGCAGCATTCACAAGGAGATATTGATATGGACCAGCTGGTTCATTTCGATGCTGTTGATCCATCCAGTCTATCACCAGAAGCGATGCAGTCCATGCCTCGGTAA
- a CDS encoding uncharacterized protein (EggNog:ENOG41~TransMembrane:1 (o41-65i)), producing the protein MAASRAWTFSQRGSPSDILSLTSSRPIPTLPPPETSRSEEWILVKVAFAALNVGAIFQMALVPAFMRNKTCIPEMDLSGTVQDVWHPHVESTASSTTTATINTTTQTRFRKGDKIIAMIPASHALPTGSGALAEYVALPASFAVHKPPQTSFADAAGCLLTGMTAHQQVIEAGIKPGDRVLVNAASGGIGTMAVQMARQVVGPEGFVVGICSTRNIQLVESLGADLVIDYTQHTDNNNSLPAHLAESFHANPFNAIIDTLGHQSLYVNSPAYLVPSGTYSSVGIKPPDFSVPNFLRAVCQMKLNEWWPVSRWLGGVGRLWRGVSMMEPTLEDRERIAEMLGGGQIRVVRDSVWPFDDVKEAYAKLGGLHASGKILVRVDETVGDDEC; encoded by the coding sequence ATGGCAGCATCACGAGCCTGGACATTCTCCCAGCGCGGCTCCCCCTCAGACATCCTCTCTCTCACATCATCTCGCCCCATACCAACTCTGCCTCCGCCCGAAACCTCTCGCTCAGAAGAATGGATCCTCGTCAAAGTAGCCTTCGCGGCCCTCAACGTCGGCGCCATCTTCCAAATGGCCCTCGTCCCAGCATTTATGCGTAACAAGACCTGCATACCCGAGATGGACCTCTCCGGCACCGTCCAAGACGTCTGGCATCCCCATGTCGAGTCCACTGCCAGTAGtaccactactgctactattaATACTACCACCCAGACTCGTTTTCGCAAAGGCGACAAAATCATCGCCATGATCCCCGCCAGCCACGCCCTCCCAACCGGCTCCGGCGCCCTGGCCGAATACGTCGCCTTGCCCGCCAGCTTCGCCGTTCACAAGCCCCCTCAGACCTCCTTCGCCGACGCAGCCGGCTGTCTCCTCACCGGCATGACCGCCCACCAGCAGGTCATCGAGGCTGGCATCAAGCCCGGCGACCGCGTCCTCGTCAACGCTGCCAGCGGCGGCATCGGCACCATGGCCGTCCAAATGGCTCGCCAGGTCGTTGGGCCCGAAGGCTTCGTCGTCGGCATATGCAGCACCAGGAACATCCAGCTCGTAGAGAGCCTCGGCGCAGACCTCGTCATCGATTACACCCAGCACACTGACAATAACAACAGCCTGCCAGCCCATCTCGCCGAAAGCTTTCATGCCAACCCTTTCAACGCCATCATCGACACCCTGGGCCACCAATCCCTTTACGTCAACTCCCCTGCCTACCTCGTCCCCTCAGGCACATACTCCTCCGTCGGCATCAAGCCCCCAGACTTCTCCGTCCCCAACTTCCTCCGCGCCGTATGCCAGATGAAGCTCAACGAGTGGTGGCCCGTGAGCCGCTGGCTAGGCGGCGTCGGCCGTCTCTGGCGGGGCGTCTCGATGATGGAGCCGACGCTGGAGGATCGCGAGCGCATTGCCGAGATGCTGGGAGGCGGCCAGATACGCGTAGTGAGGGACAGCGTCTGGCCCTTTGACGACGTCAAGGAGGCATATGCCAAGCTTGGCGGGCTGCATGCAAGCGGTAAGATATTAGTTAGAGTGGATGAAACGGTGGGCGATGATGAGTGCTAA